A genomic stretch from Octopus sinensis linkage group LG14, ASM634580v1, whole genome shotgun sequence includes:
- the LOC115219261 gene encoding gastrula zinc finger protein XlCGF26.1-like, protein MEKTFRQKLLAKYSNLNNRNGKKFSFLKNFSSNSSESAPKKFSFLKSPSTNSSENPTKNARESKVTLQRAFFCDICDKSFSRSSYYSWHKMNHSLGEPVPKISLSKRKQKLCTTHKCDICEKVFSRFEYLRLHRLSHVEEKPFSCETCGQSFIQASLLRNHEKTHADGKIYKCEVCEKEFSKSCDLKRHLSVHLSVKPFKCEICSRNFSRNDYLKSHMLSHTGSTPFKCKTCGKGFVRRFALENHARTHTGEKPYVCSICGKTFSQKSGWMSHSKNHIDKKAFVCRVCGKGFTQMYSLKRHERTHADKKPYSCEYCQKEFSQSGQLKSHLAIHTGIKPFKCEVCGKNFAQKSILTKHERIHAEIKPYSCEVCGKGFTQNFTLQIHLRNHTGEKPFSCTYCDKVFSRKDSLNNHIKNHTGEKDFCCRYCDSAFTKSSTLKRHEMTHTGERPYVCQICSKAFAKPSDLNRHMITHTGAKPYTCNICGKAFSRNEHLKKHETTHSLTYQPWLL, encoded by the coding sequence ATGGAGAAAACCTTCCGGCAAAAACTCCTTGCCAAATACAGTAATCTGAATAACAGAAATGGGAAAAAGTTCTCCTTTCTCAAGAACTTCTCCTCCAATTCTTCTGAAAGTGCTCCTAAAAAGTTCTCCTTTCTTAAGAGTCCTTCTACAAATTCTTCTGAAAATCCTACAAAAAATGCCAGAGAAAGCAAAGTAACTTTGCAACGGGCTTTTTTTTGTGACATCTGTGACAAATCTTTCTCTCGAAGTAGTTATTACAGCTGGCATAAAATGAACCATTCTCTTGGCGAACCGGTGCCAAAAATATCACtgagcaaaagaaaacaaaaactctgTACGACCCACAAATGTGATATCTGTGAGAAAGTCTTCTCTAGGTTTGAGTATTTACGACTTCACCGACTGAGCCATGTTGAGGAGAAACCATTTTCTTGTGAGACTTGTGGACAGTCCTTCATACAAGCTAGTCTGCTAAGAAACCATGAGAAAACTCATGCTGATGGCAAAATCTATAAATGTGAAGTTTGTGAAAAAGAATTTTCTAAGAGTTGTGATCTAAAACGCCATCTCAGTGTCCACCTGAGTGTGAAGCCATTTAAGTGTGAGATTTGCTCTCGCAATTTCTCAAGGAACGACTATTTGAAATCTCACATGCTGAGTCACACAGGCAGCACCCCATTCAAATGTAAAACTTGTGGGAAAGGATTTGTCCGACGGTTTGCTTTAGAAAACCATGCAAGGACACACACAGGGGAAAAGCCCTACGTCTGTAGCATTTGTGGGAAAACTTTCTCTCAAAAATCAGGCTGGATGTCACACTCAAAGAACCATATTGACAAAAAGGCTTTTGTATGTCGAGTTTGTGGGAAAGGGTTCACACAGATGTACTCGTTGAAAAGGCATGAACGCACGCATGCTGACAAAAAACCTTACAGTTGTGAATATTGTCAGAAAGAGTTCTCACAGAGTGGACAGCTAAAGTCCCACCTGGCCATTCATACAGGAATCAAACCATTCAAATGCGAAGTGTGTGGTAAAAATTTTGCCCAAAAATCCATCTTGACAAAACATGAGCGGATTCATGCTGAAATTAAACCGTACAGTTGTGAGGTGTGTGGCAAAGGGTTCACACAGAACTTCACCTTACAGATACACCTGAGGaaccatacaggtgagaaacctttCTCCTGTACTTATTGTGATAAAGTGTTCTCCCGTAAAGACAGTTTAAATAATCACATCAAGAACCATACAGGTGAGAAAGATTTCTGCTGCCGATATTGTGATTCTGCTTTCACAAAAAGTTCCACGTTGAAGCGACATGAGATGACCCATACCGGGGAACGACCTTATGTTTGCCAAATTTGTTCCAAGGCTTTTGCAAAGCCAAGCGATCTCAACCGTCACATGATTACACACACTGGCGCCAAACCCTATACCTGTAATATATGCGGGAAGGCATTCTCTCGTAATGAGCACCTCAAAAAACATGAAACTACTCACTCGCTCACTTACCAACCATGGCTACTCTAA